A region from the Bombyx mori chromosome 15, ASM3026992v2 genome encodes:
- the LOC101743440 gene encoding pre-mRNA 3'-end-processing factor FIP1 isoform X2 has protein sequence MAETAIETTPGDENDDNWLYGDSGGDANQESTEETQEVQKSADVVGGADEENQDEEEGNNDSELNDEHFAEVTREDQNGDADSQENGDSDSDDSDDVKVTIGEIKSGSQYASLNIKRGVGLVASAGGPEKPRSVTTTSGKVTLEDLEGPGSINGVPALEFNIDTIEDKPWNKPGADISDYFNYGFNEVTWSAYCERQRRMRINETGVGMHMGSVPRPPMPDMRRPPNIRHDDGIPPPMTNNYQSRENTIQVMTAERREYGRGHPREMPPPEFFSGPPTDYYQPPHATYDEPWGHGQAPGGWTPSDIKELTPAPGALTPAAPPTLPPAAAPLSMHPPYAPPYRQAHPADTRERHRRDDEDRDRDRDRDRDRERSRSTKPERLREKSYRRDRSRSRSRRHKSRSRSPRMRERSRDRDRSRDRDRDRSRDRERSIKPKIKDKDD, from the exons ATGGCAGAAACGGCCATTGAGACCACACCGGGCGATGAAAACGATGATAATTGGTTATACGGGGATTCTGGCGGAGATGCTAACCAAGAATCCACTGAGGAAACTCAAGAAGTACAAAAATCGGCCGACGTCGTCGGTGGT GCTGACGAAGAAAATCAAGATGAAGAGGAAGGTAATAACGATTCGGAATTAAATGATGAGCATTTTGCTGAGGTAACGCGCGAGGATCAAAATGGTGACGCTGATAGCCAAGAGAACGGTGACTCTGACTCGGACGACAGCGATGACGTCAAAGTCACCATTGGAGAGATCAAGTCTGGGTCACAATATGCCAGCCTAAACATAAAA AGGGGAGTTGGCTTGGTAGCTTCTGCAGGGGGACCTGAGAAACCTCGTTCAGTAACTACAACAAGTGGAAAAGTGACATTAGAGGACTTGGAGGGGCCAGGAAGTATTAATGGAGTTCCCGCTTTGGAATTCAATATTGATACTATAGAAGATAAACCTTGGAATAAGCCGGGTGCTGATATATCAG ATTATTTCAATTATGGTTTCAATGAAGTAACATGGAGTGCTTATTGTGAGCGGCAGCGACGAATGCGAATCAACGAAACAGGTGTGGGAATGCATATGGGATCGGTTCCCCGTCCACCAATGCCAGACATGAGGCGCCCCCCAA ACATTAGACACGATGATGGAATACCACCTCCCATGACAAATAACTATCAGTCCAGAGAAAACACTATTCAG GTGATGACAGCGGAGCGACGTGAGTACGGGCGCGGCCACCCCCGCGAGATGCCGCCGCCGGAGTTCTTCTCTGGGCCGCCCACTGACTACTACCAGCCCCCGCACGCTACATATGACGAGCCATGGG GACACGGACAGGCACCGGGCGGCTGGACCCCCTCCGACATCAAGGAGCTGACGCCGGCGCCGGGCGCGCTGACCCCCGCCGCGCCCCCCACCctgccccccgccgccgcgccccTCTCCATGCACCCCCCCTACGCGCCGCCCTACCGACAAGCGCACCCCGCCGACACCAGGGAGCGACACCGCCGAGATGAT GAGGATCGAGACCGCGACCGCGACAGGGACCGCGACCGCGAACGCTCCCGCTCCACTAAACCGGAGAGACTGAGGGAAAA ATCATACAGACGGGACCGATCGCGTTCGAGATCTCGCCGTCACAAGTCCCGATCTCGGTCACCGCGGATGCGAGAAAGATCTCGAGACCGTGACCGATCCAGGGACAGGGACCGAGATCGATCTCGAGACCGGGAGCGCAGCATCAAGCCGAAAATCAAGGATAAAGACGATTGA
- the LOC101743440 gene encoding pre-mRNA 3'-end-processing factor FIP1 isoform X1, with the protein MAETAIETTPGDENDDNWLYGDSGGDANQESTEETQEVQKSADVVGGADEENQDEEEGNNDSELNDEHFAEVTREDQNGDADSQENGDSDSDDSDDVKVTIGEIKSGSQYASLNIKRGVGLVASAGGPEKPRSVTTTSGKVTLEDLEGPGSINGVPALEFNIDTIEDKPWNKPGADISDYFNYGFNEVTWSAYCERQRRMRINETGVGMHMGSVPRPPMPDMRRPPNIRHDDGIPPPMTNNYQSRENTIQVMTAERREYGRGHPREMPPPEFFSGPPTDYYQPPHATYDEPWGNPFTGHGQAPGGWTPSDIKELTPAPGALTPAAPPTLPPAAAPLSMHPPYAPPYRQAHPADTRERHRRDDEDRDRDRDRDRDRERSRSTKPERLREKSYRRDRSRSRSRRHKSRSRSPRMRERSRDRDRSRDRDRDRSRDRERSIKPKIKDKDD; encoded by the exons ATGGCAGAAACGGCCATTGAGACCACACCGGGCGATGAAAACGATGATAATTGGTTATACGGGGATTCTGGCGGAGATGCTAACCAAGAATCCACTGAGGAAACTCAAGAAGTACAAAAATCGGCCGACGTCGTCGGTGGT GCTGACGAAGAAAATCAAGATGAAGAGGAAGGTAATAACGATTCGGAATTAAATGATGAGCATTTTGCTGAGGTAACGCGCGAGGATCAAAATGGTGACGCTGATAGCCAAGAGAACGGTGACTCTGACTCGGACGACAGCGATGACGTCAAAGTCACCATTGGAGAGATCAAGTCTGGGTCACAATATGCCAGCCTAAACATAAAA AGGGGAGTTGGCTTGGTAGCTTCTGCAGGGGGACCTGAGAAACCTCGTTCAGTAACTACAACAAGTGGAAAAGTGACATTAGAGGACTTGGAGGGGCCAGGAAGTATTAATGGAGTTCCCGCTTTGGAATTCAATATTGATACTATAGAAGATAAACCTTGGAATAAGCCGGGTGCTGATATATCAG ATTATTTCAATTATGGTTTCAATGAAGTAACATGGAGTGCTTATTGTGAGCGGCAGCGACGAATGCGAATCAACGAAACAGGTGTGGGAATGCATATGGGATCGGTTCCCCGTCCACCAATGCCAGACATGAGGCGCCCCCCAA ACATTAGACACGATGATGGAATACCACCTCCCATGACAAATAACTATCAGTCCAGAGAAAACACTATTCAG GTGATGACAGCGGAGCGACGTGAGTACGGGCGCGGCCACCCCCGCGAGATGCCGCCGCCGGAGTTCTTCTCTGGGCCGCCCACTGACTACTACCAGCCCCCGCACGCTACATATGACGAGCCATGGG GTAACCCGTTCACAGGACACGGACAGGCACCGGGCGGCTGGACCCCCTCCGACATCAAGGAGCTGACGCCGGCGCCGGGCGCGCTGACCCCCGCCGCGCCCCCCACCctgccccccgccgccgcgccccTCTCCATGCACCCCCCCTACGCGCCGCCCTACCGACAAGCGCACCCCGCCGACACCAGGGAGCGACACCGCCGAGATGAT GAGGATCGAGACCGCGACCGCGACAGGGACCGCGACCGCGAACGCTCCCGCTCCACTAAACCGGAGAGACTGAGGGAAAA ATCATACAGACGGGACCGATCGCGTTCGAGATCTCGCCGTCACAAGTCCCGATCTCGGTCACCGCGGATGCGAGAAAGATCTCGAGACCGTGACCGATCCAGGGACAGGGACCGAGATCGATCTCGAGACCGGGAGCGCAGCATCAAGCCGAAAATCAAGGATAAAGACGATTGA
- the LOC101743665 gene encoding uncharacterized protein LOC101743665, whose protein sequence is MDPIAVLQSRIEQLEAKLGLSPEISIDGQQGDSVTANLLSAAQAINNATAGHEKLHEAMQMASELNNYSDPNFVENLQKNDLHKQEVLAAEPVIRHHCRCMQQCKQATPVLESEAIQKAAQMQPTVDKMHAAAAEVKAEADAVSHGIQQLAETCGSAANDSSQQLANVAQMVEKVETKMFPKRRNGLD, encoded by the exons ATGGATCCTATAGCAGTTTTACAAAGTAGAATTGAACAACTAGAAGCTAAATTAGGTTTGTCTCCAGAAATATCTATAGATGGTCAGCAAGGTGACTCTGTTACTGCGAATCTTTTAAGCGCTGCACAAGCCATCAATAATGCAACGGCAGGACACGAAAAGCTTCATGAAGCTATGCAAATGGCCTCAGAGTTGAACAACTATAGTGATCCGAATTTCGTTGAAAAT TTGCAGAAGAATGATTTACATAAACAAGAAGTACTTGCAGCTGAACCAGTGATCAGACATCACTGTCGCTGTATGCAGCAATGTAAACAG GCAACACCAGTTCTGGAGTCGGAGGCCATACAAAAAGCTGCTCAAATGCAGCCCACTGTAGACAAGATGCACGCTGCAGCTGCAGAAGTAAAGGCGGAAGCTGATGCA GTATCGCATGGAATTCAGCAACTAGCCGAAACTTGCGGATCGGCCGCCAATGATTCATCTCAGCAGTTGGCTAATGTTGCTCAAATGGTGGAGAAAGTTGAAACAAAAATGTTTCCTAAACGAAGGAATGGTCTTGATTGA